The sequence GACCCCCGACTTCGGTGCCATGATCTTCAAGAGCATCGACTTCATGCAGACCGATCCCGCGTACCTCTTCTTCCCCGGCGTCGCGATCTTCGTCCTCGTCTTCGCCTTCAACCTGTTCGGTGACGCGCTGCGTGACGCGCTCGACCCGAAGTCGTCCCGCTAGAGGTGTGACATGGTGCGATTCCTGATCAAGCGCATCCTCACCGCGGTGCTGACCCTGACCGCGGTCAGCATCGTCGCGTTCCTGATGTTCTTCGCGCTCCCCGCCGACCCGGTCACCGGGATGTGCCCGAAGAACTGCAACACCGAGCGGTTGGAGCGGGTCCGCGAAGAGTTGGGCCTCAACGACCCCAAGCCCGAGCAGTACCTCAACTACATGAAGGGCATCTTCGTCGGCCGGGACCTGGGCAGCGCGCAGGGCGGGCAGTGCGATGCGCCGTGCCTGGGCTACTCGTACGTCAACAGCGAGGCGGTCAGCGACACGTTCGCCCGCGTGCTGCCGGTGACCCTGAGCATCGTCATCCCGGCGGCGATCATCTGGCTCGTCCTCGGTATCGGCCTCGGCATGGTCTCCGCGCTGCGCAAGGGCACCGTGCTGGACCGGCTGTCGGTCGGCTTCTCCCTCACCGGCGCCTCGCTGCAGCTCTACTTCGTGGGCGCGGTGCTGCAGCTCGTCTTCGTCTACACCCTGCACATTCTGCCGACGCCGGGTTACACCTCGATATTCGAGGATCCGCTCAAGTGGGCCGGCGGCCTCGTGCTGGCCTGGTGGTCGTTGGCCTTCCTCTTCTCCGCGGTCTACACCCGGCTGTCCCGGGCCCAGATGCTGGAGACGCTGTCGGAGGACTTCGTCCGCACCGCCCGGGCGAAGGGCCTGGCCAAGGGGAAGGTGTACGGCCGGCACGCGCTGCGCGCGGCGATCACCCCAATGGTGACGATCGCCGGGCTGGATCTCGGATCGGCGTTGGGCGGCACGGTCATCACCGAGACCACGTTCGGCAT comes from Micromonospora viridifaciens and encodes:
- a CDS encoding ABC transporter permease, with the protein product MVRFLIKRILTAVLTLTAVSIVAFLMFFALPADPVTGMCPKNCNTERLERVREELGLNDPKPEQYLNYMKGIFVGRDLGSAQGGQCDAPCLGYSYVNSEAVSDTFARVLPVTLSIVIPAAIIWLVLGIGLGMVSALRKGTVLDRLSVGFSLTGASLQLYFVGAVLQLVFVYTLHILPTPGYTSIFEDPLKWAGGLVLAWWSLAFLFSAVYTRLSRAQMLETLSEDFVRTARAKGLAKGKVYGRHALRAAITPMVTIAGLDLGSALGGTVITETTFGIRGLGRTAVDAVRLGDLPTIMATVLISAFFIVLANIVVDLLYAAIDPRIRLG